A genomic window from Chitinophaga pollutisoli includes:
- a CDS encoding efflux RND transporter periplasmic adaptor subunit: MNISNITFLAALLAPSILFTSCGSKPETPAETREATVTEDLVTLTEKQMANTRLQTGAISRESISGTLKVSGQVDVPPQNLVSVSIPLGGYLKSTGMMPGTHVKKGQLLAVMEDPQYIQLQQDYLTARNRLGYAEKEFDRQRELNRNKAASDKVMQQAEIEYRNLSVESKALAAKLSLLGIRAEQLTENNISRTINIHAPITGYVSKVNVNIGKYVTPSDVIFELVNPEDIHLNLTVYEKDLSKLAIGQPAVAYTNARPDQRYETEIILISHSLNENRSAEVHCHFLKYDKTLVPGMYMNVEVKLGDTEENVLPDAAIVNFEGKDYVFIQEAVRTFRIIPVEKGQVSGGMTVVTAPDLTGKKIVTEGAYTLLMQLKNIGE; encoded by the coding sequence ATGAACATCAGCAATATCACATTTCTCGCCGCCCTCCTCGCCCCCAGCATCCTTTTCACGAGCTGCGGCAGCAAGCCCGAAACGCCGGCCGAAACCCGGGAAGCCACCGTAACGGAAGATCTCGTTACATTGACGGAAAAACAAATGGCCAATACGCGCCTTCAAACCGGCGCTATCTCCCGCGAAAGTATCAGCGGTACGCTGAAAGTGAGCGGTCAGGTAGACGTGCCGCCGCAGAACCTCGTTTCGGTCAGCATTCCGCTGGGCGGATATTTGAAGTCAACGGGAATGATGCCCGGAACGCACGTAAAAAAAGGCCAATTGCTCGCGGTTATGGAAGATCCGCAATACATCCAGCTGCAGCAGGATTACCTCACCGCCCGCAACCGCCTGGGATATGCGGAAAAGGAATTCGACCGGCAAAGGGAGCTTAACCGCAACAAAGCCGCCAGCGACAAAGTGATGCAGCAGGCGGAAATCGAATACCGCAACCTCAGTGTGGAAAGCAAGGCGCTGGCTGCAAAGCTCAGCCTGCTGGGCATCCGGGCGGAACAGCTCACCGAAAACAATATTTCCCGCACCATTAATATCCACGCTCCTATCACCGGTTACGTCAGCAAGGTAAATGTCAACATCGGCAAGTACGTGACACCGTCAGACGTGATCTTTGAACTGGTGAACCCGGAAGACATCCACCTGAACCTCACCGTGTATGAAAAGGATCTCAGCAAGCTCGCCATCGGCCAGCCGGCGGTCGCGTATACCAATGCGCGGCCCGATCAACGGTACGAAACGGAAATCATCCTCATCAGTCATTCCCTCAACGAAAACCGCAGTGCCGAGGTGCACTGTCATTTCCTGAAGTACGACAAAACCCTCGTGCCGGGCATGTACATGAACGTGGAAGTGAAACTCGGCGACACGGAGGAAAACGTCTTGCCGGACGCCGCTATCGTCAATTTTGAAGGAAAAGATTACGTATTTATCCAGGAAGCGGTTCGCACGTTCCGGATAATACCGGTGGAGAAAGGGCAAGTCAGCGGCGGCATGACGGTGGTAACGGCGCCGGACCTGACCGGGAAGAAGATCGTCACGGAAGGCGCGTATACGTTGCTGATGCAGCTGAAGAATATCGGGGAATAG